A DNA window from Akkermansiaceae bacterium contains the following coding sequences:
- a CDS encoding DEAD/DEAH box helicase codes for MTTNTFGALPLAAPLHQVLAELNYETPSPIQAQAIPYLLQGRDVLGCAQTGTGKTASFALPILHALHEKPKQVRPKQCRVLVLAPTRELAGQVGKSFTTYGKYVRFSQTLIYGGVGQVPQVNAMRRGVDVLVATPGRLLDLIDQNCVDLSGVEFLVLDEVDRMLDMGFLRDVKRIISFLPARKQSLFFSATLAPNIVDLAKTILRDPASVSIAPESTTAERIEHTVCFVSKDDKRPLLEKLLREQSGVESGKLTIVFSRTKHGANKLAKSLSSSGFPADAIHGNKSQAQREKALDRFKKGLTPILVATDVAARGVDVKDVGLVVNFDLPNEPEAYVHRIGRTGRAGAEGRAVSFCSEDEREFLREIEKVIKMPVPHSNDHEWHDEDLAQRHVKLKTGGRMVQGGRQQQQGGGGGNRGRQGGGGRQQQQGGGGGSRGRQGGGGRQPQGGDRRRGNGERPQGSGNQGQGDGSTRSRYQVDERGETRGSSPSGGILRSGLNAIRKMVGSDR; via the coding sequence ATGACCACGAATACATTCGGGGCGCTGCCACTGGCGGCTCCCCTCCATCAGGTTTTGGCTGAACTCAACTATGAGACGCCATCTCCCATCCAGGCCCAGGCGATCCCGTATCTGTTGCAGGGCCGTGACGTGCTCGGCTGCGCGCAGACCGGTACCGGCAAGACCGCGAGCTTCGCGCTGCCCATCCTCCATGCACTGCATGAGAAGCCGAAACAGGTCCGCCCGAAGCAGTGCCGCGTGCTGGTGCTCGCACCTACCCGCGAACTCGCCGGCCAGGTCGGCAAGAGTTTCACGACCTACGGCAAGTACGTCCGGTTCTCCCAGACGCTCATCTACGGCGGTGTCGGCCAGGTGCCGCAGGTGAACGCGATGCGCCGCGGCGTGGACGTGCTGGTGGCGACACCGGGCCGCCTGCTCGACCTCATCGACCAGAACTGCGTTGACCTTTCCGGCGTCGAGTTCCTCGTGCTGGATGAGGTGGACCGCATGCTGGACATGGGCTTCCTCCGGGATGTGAAGCGCATCATCTCCTTCCTGCCTGCCCGCAAGCAGTCGCTGTTCTTCTCCGCCACCCTGGCACCGAACATCGTCGATCTGGCGAAGACCATCCTCCGCGATCCGGCCAGCGTTTCCATCGCGCCGGAGTCCACCACCGCGGAACGCATCGAGCACACCGTCTGCTTCGTGTCGAAGGACGACAAGCGCCCGCTGCTGGAGAAGCTGCTGCGCGAGCAATCCGGTGTGGAGTCGGGCAAGCTCACCATCGTCTTCAGCCGCACCAAGCACGGTGCGAACAAGCTGGCGAAAAGCCTTTCCTCCTCCGGTTTTCCTGCCGACGCCATCCACGGCAACAAGTCGCAGGCCCAGCGCGAGAAGGCGCTGGACCGCTTCAAAAAGGGCCTCACGCCCATCCTCGTTGCGACGGATGTGGCCGCGCGTGGCGTGGACGTGAAGGACGTCGGGCTGGTCGTGAACTTCGACCTGCCGAACGAGCCGGAAGCCTATGTCCACCGGATCGGCCGGACGGGCCGTGCCGGTGCGGAAGGCCGCGCCGTTTCCTTCTGCTCGGAGGATGAGCGCGAGTTCCTGCGCGAGATCGAGAAAGTCATCAAGATGCCCGTCCCGCACTCGAACGACCATGAGTGGCACGACGAGGATCTGGCCCAGCGCCACGTGAAGCTCAAGACCGGCGGACGCATGGTTCAGGGCGGACGCCAGCAGCAACAGGGTGGAGGCGGTGGAAACCGCGGACGCCAGGGGGGCGGCGGACGCCAGCAACAACAAGGCGGTGGCGGTGGAAGCCGTGGCCGCCAAGGTGGAGGTGGCCGCCAGCCACAGGGCGGGGACCGCCGCCGTGGCAACGGTGAACGCCCCCAGGGCTCCGGCAACCAGGGCCAGGGCGATGGCTCCACCCGCAGCCGCTATCAGGTGGATGAGCGTGGTGAAACGCGTGGTTCTTCCCCGTCCGGTGGAATCCTGCGGAGCGGTCTCAATGCCATCCGCAAGATGGTGGGTTCCGACCGCTGA
- a CDS encoding patatin-like phospholipase family protein, with translation MPETPPDTTPGLALSLESSYFGFFAHAGFAAALLHHGIRPGFFAGASSGSMIATLLGAGFTSEEIKTIIFDPKFKWSFWELKSFARGFAMMFCWPGVSGLTSARDARKYLTRVLLERAPVLEACSHGEVSVTVANLNKLRTEILTTGDSVSAILASCAFPCLVSPQEVGGELCWDGGLANSSPFLHYADDDRVDTIITHHIHHPSVADRWKQPGFRPRIADTLSRGHLLITAEIHRLHLQVMEKSGKRMLPVTTTTDRPGLFSGRAAQQRCYDRGWESGETFATGYLASPRG, from the coding sequence ATGCCGGAAACGCCGCCTGACACCACCCCGGGACTCGCGCTGAGCCTGGAGTCCTCCTACTTCGGATTCTTCGCCCATGCGGGGTTCGCCGCCGCGCTGCTGCACCATGGCATCCGTCCGGGATTCTTCGCGGGCGCATCCTCCGGCTCGATGATCGCCACGCTGCTGGGGGCCGGGTTCACTTCGGAGGAAATCAAAACGATCATCTTCGACCCGAAGTTCAAATGGAGCTTCTGGGAGTTGAAGAGCTTCGCACGCGGCTTCGCGATGATGTTCTGCTGGCCGGGCGTGAGCGGCCTGACCTCCGCGCGGGATGCGCGGAAATACCTCACCCGCGTGCTGCTGGAGCGTGCGCCGGTGCTAGAGGCCTGCAGCCACGGTGAGGTGTCCGTCACCGTCGCCAACCTGAACAAGCTGCGCACGGAGATCCTCACCACCGGGGACAGCGTGTCCGCCATCCTGGCGAGCTGCGCTTTTCCATGCTTGGTCTCCCCTCAGGAGGTCGGGGGCGAGCTGTGCTGGGACGGAGGGTTGGCGAACAGCTCCCCTTTCCTGCACTACGCGGACGATGATCGGGTCGATACCATCATCACCCACCACATCCACCATCCCTCGGTGGCGGACCGGTGGAAACAACCGGGCTTCCGCCCGCGCATCGCGGACACCTTGTCCCGCGGACACCTGCTCATCACGGCGGAGATCCACCGCCTGCACCTGCAGGTGATGGAAAAGTCGGGCAAGCGCATGCTGCCCGTCACCACCACCACGGACCGCCCGGGCCTTTTCAGCGGCAGGGCGGCCCAGCAACGGTGCTATGATCGGGGATGGGAAAGCGGTGAAACCTTTGCCACGGGATACCTGGCAAGCCCACGTGGCTGA
- a CDS encoding flippase-like domain-containing protein has protein sequence MSGSTGKKWGSWIFFGVQILIAAAILWWVLARPDFSTSFVTAWKNIHPGWLVAGVIFAGASIAAHVWRWWICLRLLGIRAGWRMLARVFLASSFVGTFVIGGIGGDAARVLMLTRQFPGSASRLMVSVLADRLCGLISLILPAVLFTFPAREMLSATPTGKAAVHFLWGYLVFSSLLFLFCWFCGTENARKWLPRWMPAREWMLHVSGCFEQLRPSGAKLLSAVAASVLMLALHFATFWCIARGCQAGVTLHEITTVMPVVEAATTVPATPGGIGMREELFRDQLASLSRTSSGASVLISLGGFLCGLVWCLLGGLAAASLLPRSLSLRKHAGNAA, from the coding sequence ATGAGCGGAAGTACCGGGAAGAAATGGGGCAGTTGGATCTTCTTCGGTGTCCAGATCCTGATCGCCGCGGCGATCCTGTGGTGGGTGCTGGCCCGCCCGGACTTCTCCACCAGCTTTGTCACAGCCTGGAAGAACATCCACCCCGGCTGGTTGGTGGCGGGGGTGATCTTCGCAGGGGCAAGCATCGCCGCGCATGTGTGGCGGTGGTGGATCTGCCTGCGCCTGCTGGGCATCCGGGCCGGATGGAGGATGCTGGCACGGGTTTTCCTCGCCAGTTCCTTCGTCGGCACCTTCGTCATCGGCGGCATCGGCGGCGATGCGGCCCGGGTTCTGATGCTCACCCGGCAGTTCCCGGGTTCCGCCTCCCGGTTGATGGTTTCCGTACTGGCCGACCGCCTCTGCGGGCTGATCTCGTTGATCCTCCCTGCGGTGCTGTTCACTTTCCCCGCCCGTGAGATGCTGTCCGCAACCCCCACCGGAAAGGCAGCGGTGCATTTCCTGTGGGGCTATCTGGTGTTCTCCTCGCTGCTGTTCCTTTTCTGCTGGTTCTGCGGCACGGAGAATGCCCGGAAGTGGCTGCCACGATGGATGCCCGCGCGGGAGTGGATGCTGCATGTTTCCGGTTGCTTCGAGCAACTGCGTCCCAGCGGCGCCAAATTGCTGTCTGCGGTGGCGGCGAGCGTGCTGATGCTGGCCCTCCACTTCGCCACCTTCTGGTGCATCGCCCGGGGCTGCCAGGCGGGCGTGACGCTGCATGAGATCACCACTGTCATGCCAGTGGTGGAGGCCGCCACCACCGTCCCCGCCACTCCCGGCGGCATCGGCATGCGGGAGGAACTCTTCCGGGACCAACTGGCGTCCCTGAGCCGGACGTCCTCCGGAGCGTCCGTCCTCATCTCCCTCGGAGGCTTCCTCTGCGGGCTGGTCTGGTGCCTGCTGGGCGGACTGGCCGCCGCCTCCCTTCTTCCACGATCCCTCTCCCTGCGAAAACATGCCGGAAACGCCGCCTGA
- the budA gene encoding acetolactate decarboxylase, producing MKLPLFTTLAALTAATTIHLTGPARAGDTLVQVSTIDALIQGIFDGGVSFGDLRKSGDFGIGTLDNLDGEMLALDGKFFQIASDGVVREIPDKVETPFSAVTFFQSDKTVALGKMESLDALQKRLDEETPSVNLFYAMKVTGTFPRMNLRSVPRQNPPFPTLTEVVKHQSIFKLENVRGTLVGFRCPPYVKGINVPGYHFHFISEDRKQGGHVLDCALADGEAGIDILENFKMLLPGDREFLKADFTKHDEAALEAVEKLKKSE from the coding sequence ATGAAACTGCCGCTGTTCACCACCCTCGCCGCGCTCACCGCCGCCACCACGATCCACCTGACAGGCCCCGCAAGGGCTGGCGACACGCTGGTCCAGGTGTCCACCATTGACGCGCTCATCCAGGGAATCTTCGACGGCGGGGTGAGCTTCGGGGACCTGAGGAAGTCCGGTGACTTCGGCATCGGAACGCTGGACAATCTGGATGGCGAAATGCTCGCGCTGGACGGGAAATTTTTCCAGATCGCTTCGGACGGCGTGGTGAGGGAGATCCCGGACAAGGTGGAGACTCCCTTTTCCGCGGTGACTTTCTTCCAGAGCGACAAGACGGTGGCGCTGGGGAAAATGGAATCTCTGGATGCACTGCAGAAGCGGCTGGATGAGGAAACGCCGTCCGTGAACCTGTTCTACGCGATGAAGGTCACCGGCACCTTTCCCAGGATGAACCTGCGCAGTGTGCCCCGGCAGAATCCCCCCTTCCCCACCCTGACCGAGGTGGTGAAGCATCAGTCGATCTTCAAGCTGGAGAACGTCCGCGGGACGCTGGTGGGTTTCCGCTGCCCGCCTTATGTCAAAGGCATCAATGTCCCCGGCTATCATTTCCACTTCATCAGCGAGGACCGGAAGCAAGGCGGCCACGTGCTGGACTGCGCGCTGGCGGATGGAGAGGCGGGCATCGACATCCTGGAGAACTTCAAAATGCTCCTGCCCGGTGACCGGGAGTTCCTGAAGGCGGACTTCACGAAACATGACGAAGCCGCTCTGGAGGCCGTGGAGAAGCTGAAGAAAAGCGAGTGA
- a CDS encoding DUF3828 domain-containing protein yields the protein MKPFSILLSLVLTLFAALPSSAADAGDDPGQVTEKFYAGYVAEVDANRDTKAWVAKSKLVTDKFKKAYAKIMNSEEVDADPVLNAQDIPSQPFKTETAITKADTATVVVASSFGEDKHKLKLKLVKVGGIWLLDGLPE from the coding sequence ATGAAACCGTTCTCCATCTTGCTGTCGCTGGTCCTCACCTTGTTCGCCGCGCTTCCCTCCTCCGCCGCTGACGCGGGCGATGACCCCGGCCAGGTGACGGAGAAATTCTACGCCGGATATGTGGCGGAGGTGGATGCCAACCGCGACACCAAGGCATGGGTGGCGAAGTCGAAGCTGGTGACCGACAAGTTCAAGAAAGCCTACGCGAAGATCATGAACTCGGAGGAGGTGGACGCGGATCCGGTGCTGAACGCACAGGACATCCCTTCCCAACCATTCAAGACCGAAACGGCGATCACCAAGGCAGACACCGCCACCGTGGTGGTGGCCTCTTCCTTTGGGGAAGACAAACACAAGCTGAAGCTGAAACTGGTGAAAGTGGGCGGCATCTGGCTGCTGGATGGATTGCCGGAGTGA
- a CDS encoding S8 family serine peptidase — translation MNHRSNWLSPEQARKAIAEGRGAGIRIAVIDSGIELTHPAMAGLRLVDDLAFELTAEGVVKRSPAWGVDLFGHGTAVAHVIRRIAPEAQIGSFRVLDQRLGSKFQIIREAAALAVDLGYDIINCSFGSRADITRIEHFKPWIDTAYRRGVHVVSACDNDDFRNAEWPGHFPTVITVNMAKTESDDLFFRWDQPVGAFSSHLVEFAARGVDLQVPWKNGRWSKKTGSSFAAPHAAGLLARLLSMQPGLKPPVAKALLQEIATPWDPSMRGPNF, via the coding sequence ATGAACCACCGCTCCAACTGGCTGAGTCCCGAGCAAGCCCGCAAAGCCATCGCGGAGGGCCGCGGCGCGGGTATCCGGATCGCCGTGATCGATTCGGGAATCGAACTCACCCACCCCGCGATGGCCGGACTGCGGCTGGTCGATGACCTCGCCTTCGAGCTGACAGCGGAGGGCGTCGTGAAACGCTCGCCTGCGTGGGGAGTCGATCTTTTCGGCCATGGCACCGCCGTGGCGCATGTCATCCGCAGGATCGCTCCGGAGGCACAGATCGGCAGTTTCCGTGTGCTGGACCAGCGTCTGGGCAGCAAGTTCCAGATCATCCGGGAGGCAGCGGCACTGGCGGTGGATCTGGGCTATGACATCATCAACTGCAGCTTCGGCAGCCGGGCGGACATCACCCGCATCGAGCACTTCAAGCCATGGATCGACACGGCCTACCGCCGCGGGGTGCATGTGGTGAGCGCCTGTGACAATGACGATTTCCGCAACGCGGAGTGGCCCGGCCATTTCCCGACCGTCATCACGGTGAACATGGCGAAGACGGAGAGCGATGACCTGTTCTTCCGCTGGGACCAGCCCGTGGGTGCCTTTTCCTCCCATCTGGTGGAGTTCGCCGCACGCGGCGTGGACCTGCAGGTGCCGTGGAAGAACGGCCGCTGGTCGAAGAAGACCGGCAGCAGCTTCGCCGCACCCCATGCCGCCGGCCTCCTTGCACGCCTGCTTTCCATGCAGCCGGGGCTGAAGCCACCGGTGGCGAAGGCGTTGCTCCAGGAGATCGCCACGCCATGGGATCCCTCCATGCGGGGGCCGAACTTCTGA
- a CDS encoding MFS transporter has translation MNEPAVRNEPVKKREIFGWCCFDFANSAFTTVIITVVYAVYFQQVVAGGASWANAAWGWTLSLSQCVVILLSPIIGTIADVKASKKLFLMISTIVCSTATCLLFFVGQGEVAFAIGLVAIANIAFSMSENICSGFLPEISTPETAGKISGYGWSFGYFGGLLSLILALLIFKSGEGRAPWTFLMTGVFFMTAALPTLLLLRERAIPQPLPAGKNLLAGSFREIRGSLGALTSGGPLGKFFVALTLFTAGLASVVAYASIYATKVVGMEQTEIIGLFVVLQLAGVAGAYGFGFLQDSKGPKLALILSLLLWITVCVWGSMCRTKLEFYIIGAMAGVAMGSLQSAGRAVVATFTPEGKSGEYFGYWGFFTKLAAVIGPPVFGMAATFFGERTAIFVNAVFFIAGLVVLLPLAIDRRKSITTSAGA, from the coding sequence ATGAATGAGCCTGCCGTCCGGAACGAACCGGTGAAAAAGAGGGAGATTTTCGGGTGGTGTTGCTTTGATTTCGCCAACTCCGCGTTCACCACGGTGATCATCACGGTGGTCTATGCGGTGTATTTCCAGCAGGTCGTCGCGGGTGGGGCCTCTTGGGCGAATGCGGCGTGGGGCTGGACGTTGAGCCTTTCCCAGTGCGTGGTCATCCTGCTTTCCCCGATCATCGGGACGATCGCGGATGTGAAGGCGTCCAAGAAGCTCTTCCTGATGATTTCGACCATCGTCTGCTCCACGGCCACCTGCCTTCTGTTTTTCGTGGGGCAGGGCGAGGTCGCGTTCGCCATCGGGCTGGTGGCGATCGCCAACATCGCGTTCTCGATGAGCGAGAACATCTGCTCCGGGTTCCTTCCGGAAATCAGCACTCCGGAGACGGCTGGGAAGATCTCCGGCTACGGCTGGAGCTTCGGCTACTTCGGTGGCCTGCTCAGCCTCATCCTCGCCCTGCTGATTTTCAAAAGTGGTGAGGGCCGCGCCCCGTGGACCTTCCTGATGACCGGCGTGTTCTTCATGACGGCAGCCCTTCCGACGTTGCTGCTGCTCCGTGAGCGGGCCATCCCGCAGCCGCTCCCGGCAGGGAAGAACCTGCTGGCTGGCAGCTTCCGGGAGATCCGCGGATCTCTTGGCGCGCTGACCAGCGGTGGTCCGCTCGGGAAATTTTTCGTCGCGCTCACCCTGTTCACCGCAGGCCTTGCCTCCGTTGTCGCCTACGCCTCCATCTACGCGACCAAGGTGGTGGGCATGGAACAGACGGAGATCATCGGCCTGTTCGTGGTGCTCCAGCTCGCCGGGGTGGCTGGGGCATATGGCTTCGGGTTCCTCCAGGACAGCAAGGGGCCGAAGCTCGCGCTCATCCTTTCGCTGCTCCTCTGGATCACCGTCTGCGTGTGGGGATCCATGTGCCGGACGAAGCTGGAGTTCTACATCATCGGCGCGATGGCGGGTGTGGCGATGGGTTCGCTGCAGTCCGCCGGGCGGGCGGTTGTTGCCACGTTCACGCCGGAAGGAAAGAGCGGGGAGTATTTCGGCTACTGGGGTTTCTTCACGAAGCTGGCTGCGGTCATCGGGCCTCCCGTGTTCGGCATGGCGGCGACCTTCTTCGGTGAACGCACCGCCATCTTCGTGAACGCGGTTTTCTTCATCGCCGGTTTGGTGGTGCTCCTACCGCTGGCCATTGACCGCCGGAAATCCATCACAACCTCTGCCGGAGCATGA
- a CDS encoding FAD-dependent oxidoreductase, with protein MKTRRLRIFLALLLLAPAFCHAQEASLKADILVYDSTPGGIVAAIAAAKEGSSVILITEDKHLGAMRTSGLAMSNAGDEKTFAGLGREFHDRIHRHYIGKYGEQSEQVKLCRKGLRFEPHVAEKIFDDWLAETQVKVLKEEPVASLEKEGARILSVTTENKRRISASVFIDASYEGDLIKWAGCSNRVGREGSAEYDEPLAGVRYPPEKVGQADGKTQRYTYRVCLTDVAENRVPITRPANYHRASYAADVARIERKPPASLGALLPLNMLPNRKTDSRTGEWIGGSWAFPEASREERAVIAREHREYSEGYLWFLLTDASVPKAIRKEMSRWGYAKDEFTDNGNFPHHIYVREARRLVGDFVMTQKDAQDEASRFKPDSVALGSYRLDVHDVQYVAGKDGGIVPEGSMKGGIFVKPYEIPYRVLLPKKAEAANLLVPVCVSASHIALSTLRMEPVYMMLGHASGVAASMSIKSGKPLHDLPVQDLQEKLLAQKQIISAKGFDEPAKNIDP; from the coding sequence ATGAAAACCCGTCGGCTCCGCATTTTCCTCGCGCTCCTCCTGTTGGCCCCGGCGTTCTGCCACGCGCAGGAAGCCTCCCTGAAGGCGGACATCCTCGTCTATGACTCCACGCCGGGCGGCATCGTCGCGGCTATCGCCGCCGCGAAGGAGGGCAGCAGCGTCATCCTCATCACGGAAGACAAGCACCTCGGCGCGATGCGGACAAGCGGTCTCGCCATGTCGAACGCAGGGGATGAGAAGACCTTCGCCGGACTCGGCAGGGAGTTCCATGACCGGATCCACCGCCATTACATCGGGAAGTATGGAGAGCAATCGGAGCAGGTGAAACTGTGCCGGAAGGGCCTGCGATTCGAGCCGCATGTAGCGGAAAAGATCTTCGATGATTGGCTGGCGGAGACGCAGGTGAAAGTGCTAAAGGAGGAGCCCGTGGCCTCCCTTGAGAAAGAGGGGGCGCGCATCCTTTCCGTGACCACGGAGAACAAGCGCCGCATTTCCGCCTCCGTCTTCATCGACGCCAGCTATGAGGGTGATCTCATCAAATGGGCGGGATGCTCCAACCGTGTGGGACGGGAGGGGAGTGCGGAATATGACGAACCGCTCGCCGGGGTCCGCTATCCGCCGGAGAAAGTGGGACAGGCGGATGGCAAGACGCAGCGTTACACCTACCGCGTCTGCCTGACGGATGTGGCGGAGAACCGCGTGCCCATCACCCGTCCCGCCAACTACCACCGGGCCAGCTACGCGGCGGATGTCGCCCGCATCGAACGGAAGCCGCCCGCTTCGTTGGGCGCGCTGCTGCCGCTGAACATGCTGCCGAACCGGAAGACGGACTCCCGGACCGGCGAGTGGATCGGTGGATCGTGGGCGTTTCCGGAGGCCAGCAGGGAGGAACGCGCCGTGATCGCCCGCGAGCATCGGGAATACAGCGAAGGATACCTTTGGTTCCTGCTGACGGATGCGTCCGTGCCGAAGGCGATCCGGAAGGAGATGTCGCGCTGGGGCTATGCGAAGGACGAGTTCACCGACAACGGGAACTTCCCCCACCACATCTACGTCCGGGAGGCGCGCCGTCTGGTGGGAGACTTCGTGATGACACAGAAGGACGCCCAGGACGAGGCCTCACGTTTCAAGCCGGACTCCGTCGCGCTCGGCAGCTACCGGTTGGACGTCCATGACGTGCAATATGTGGCCGGCAAGGACGGCGGGATCGTCCCCGAAGGAAGCATGAAGGGCGGGATTTTCGTGAAACCGTATGAAATTCCCTATCGTGTCCTTTTGCCGAAAAAGGCGGAGGCTGCGAACCTCCTCGTTCCGGTCTGCGTCTCAGCCTCCCACATCGCCCTCTCCACCCTGCGGATGGAGCCGGTCTATATGATGCTGGGCCATGCCTCCGGCGTGGCCGCCTCCATGAGCATCAAGTCAGGGAAGCCGCTGCATGATCTGCCGGTCCAGGACCTCCAGGAGAAGCTGCTGGCACAGAAGCAGATCATCAGTGCGAAGGGGTTCGACGAACCCGCGAAGAACATCGATCCGTGA
- a CDS encoding amino acid permease encodes MSEPPQRRIRTLPAAALVVASMVGTGVFTSLGYQVGPIPSGPALMLVWALGGLLALCGALCYAELGGALPRSGGEYHFISTLYHPSMGWAAGLISVVVGFAAPTALAAIPLGNYAHSAVDWLPAKAVSITALVAVTAGHLITLKSSAWLQTVSTILKLSLIVGFVIASFVLPGKGDVRWEPKLTEDLAIILQPAYAIALLFVFYAYSGWNAAIYILDEIEDVRRTLTRALLLGTVLVTILYLLLNMAFLRAAPLASLQGVNEVGFVAAVSLFGEGAARWFSGLLSLGLVATVSALIWAGPRVLNVMGKDFPAIGLLGQRNRHGIPVAATLFQFLLALIFVCVGDFERLLTYTQFGLTLCSFLTVAGIFILRATRQPVPGAFRCPWFPLPALVFLAMTGFVMVRSFIAAPGPTIAGLGTILLAWLLYFPLKRLKVPSSR; translated from the coding sequence ATGAGTGAACCACCCCAGCGCCGCATCCGGACCCTCCCTGCGGCCGCACTGGTGGTGGCCAGCATGGTGGGCACAGGTGTCTTCACCAGCCTGGGCTACCAGGTGGGGCCCATCCCGTCCGGCCCCGCGCTCATGCTGGTCTGGGCGCTGGGCGGATTGCTGGCCCTGTGCGGTGCCCTCTGCTATGCGGAACTCGGTGGCGCCCTGCCCCGCTCCGGTGGGGAGTATCATTTCATCTCCACCCTCTACCACCCGTCCATGGGCTGGGCGGCGGGATTGATCTCCGTGGTGGTCGGTTTCGCCGCGCCAACGGCACTGGCCGCCATACCGCTTGGAAACTACGCGCACAGCGCCGTGGACTGGCTCCCGGCAAAGGCGGTGTCCATCACCGCGCTGGTGGCGGTGACGGCGGGCCATCTGATCACGTTGAAATCCAGCGCCTGGCTCCAGACCGTCTCCACGATCCTCAAGCTGTCGCTCATCGTGGGATTCGTGATCGCCTCGTTCGTGCTGCCCGGAAAGGGCGACGTCAGGTGGGAACCGAAGCTCACCGAGGACTTGGCCATCATCCTGCAACCCGCGTATGCCATCGCCCTGCTATTCGTGTTCTACGCCTACTCCGGCTGGAACGCGGCGATCTACATCCTGGATGAGATCGAGGACGTGCGCCGCACCCTCACGCGGGCCTTGCTGCTCGGCACCGTGCTGGTGACCATCCTCTACCTGCTGCTGAACATGGCTTTCCTGAGGGCCGCTCCCCTCGCCTCGTTGCAAGGCGTGAACGAAGTGGGCTTCGTCGCGGCGGTATCCCTTTTCGGAGAAGGCGCGGCGCGCTGGTTCAGCGGACTGCTTTCCCTGGGACTCGTCGCCACGGTCAGCGCGTTGATCTGGGCGGGGCCACGGGTGCTGAATGTGATGGGCAAGGATTTCCCGGCCATCGGCCTGCTGGGACAGCGCAACCGGCACGGCATCCCGGTGGCGGCGACGTTGTTCCAATTCCTGCTGGCACTGATCTTCGTCTGTGTGGGCGATTTCGAGCGGTTGCTCACCTACACGCAGTTCGGCCTGACGCTGTGCTCCTTCCTCACGGTGGCGGGCATCTTCATCCTGCGCGCGACGAGGCAGCCTGTGCCCGGGGCATTCCGCTGCCCGTGGTTCCCACTGCCGGCGCTGGTGTTCCTGGCGATGACCGGATTCGTGATGGTGCGCTCCTTCATCGCCGCCCCCGGCCCCACCATCGCCGGACTGGGGACCATCCTGCTGGCATGGCTGTTGTATTTTCCCCTGAAACGGTTGAAAGTCCCCTCAAGCCGGTAA